Below is a window of Shumkonia mesophila DNA.
CACCGCCTCGTAGGGCGCCTGGCCGGTGGTGCCGCAGGATTCCAAAAGCGAGGAATGGAACCAGCCGCGATGCTGGTCGGAACCTTCCAGATAGAGGGACGCCGGCCATTTGAGGTCGGGCCGCGCCTTCAGCACGAAGGCGTGGGTACAGCCGGAATCGAACCACACGTCCAGGATGTCGGTCACCTGCTCGTAGTCCCTGGCGTCGTACTCGGGAGCCAGGAAACGGGCCGGGTCGGCCGTGAACCAGGCGTCCACGCCCTCCTTCTCGACGGCGGCGACGATACGGTCCAGGACCTTCTGGTCGCGCAGCGGCTCGCCGGTGATGCGATTGACGAATACCGTCAACGGCACGCCCCAGGCGCGCTGGCGCGACACGCACCAGTCGGGCCGCGAATCGATCATGCCGTAAAGCCGCGTCTTGCCGGCCGCCGGCACGAAACGGGTCGTCTCGATGGCCTTGAGCGCGGTATCCCGAAGCCCGGTGTTCTCCATGCTGATGAACCACTGGGCGGTGTTGCGGAAGATCAGCGGCGCCTTGGAACGCCAGGAATGCGGATAGCTGTGCACCAGCGTGCCCGAGGCCAGCAGCGCGCCCATCCCTTTCAGCACCTCGACGACCTCGGCATTCACGTCGAACACATGCTTGCCGGCGAACATCGGCACGTGGGCGAAGAAGCGGCCGTCGCCGTCCACCGTCTCGGGCACCGGCACGCCGTTCTTCATGCCCAGTTCCCAGTCGTCGGCGCCATGGCCGGGCGCGATATGCACGAAGCCGGTGCCGGTGTCGATCTCGACGAAATGGGCGGGCAGCGCCGGCACCTCGAACTCGTAGCCGTGACCATGCAATGGGTGATGGCAGACGGTGCCGGCCAGCTCGCCCCCCTTGAGCCTACGCACGATGGCATGCTCGGCGATGCCGGCCGCCTTGGCGATCTCGGGCACCAGCGCCTCGGCGAAGATCATGCGCTCGCCGACCTTGGCCAAGCTCTTTTCCGTCACCGCCTTGACCTCGACCACCACGTAGTCGATGCCTTCCCCATAGGCGACCGCGCGGTTGCCGGGGATGGTCCACGGCGTGGTGGTCCAGATCACGATGGCGGCGCCGTCCAGTCCCTGGGCGGCGGTTTTCGCGATGGGGAAGCGCACATAGATGGTGGTCGACGTGTGGTCGTAGTACTCGACCTCGGCCTCGGCCAGCGCGGTCTTCTCCTCGACCGACCACAACACCGGCTTGGCACCTTTGTAAAGCGCCCCGCTCATCAGGAACTTGCCGAACTCGCGCACGATGGTGGCCTCGGCGTCGAAGGCCATGGTGGTGTAGGGATGATCCCAGTCGCCGACCCCGCCCAGGCGCTTGAACTCCTCCTTCTGGACCTCGATCCAGCGGGCGGCGAATTCGCGGCATTCCTGGCGGAACTTGACCACCGGCACCTGGTCCTTGTCCTGGCCGGCCGCCCGGTACTTCTCCTCGATCTTCCATTCGATGGGCAGGCCATGGCAGTCCCAGCCGGGGACGTAATTGGCGTCGTAGCCCAGCATCTGGCGCGAGCGCACAATCACGTCCTTGAGGATCTTGTTGAGCGCCGTTCCCATGTGGATGTTGCCGTTGGCGTAGGGCGGGCCGTCGTGCAGCACAAACTTTTCGCGGTCCTTGCCCTGCTCGCGATGGCGGCCGTAAATGTCCATCTTCTCCCAGCGGGCCAGAAACTCGGGCTCGTGCTCGGGCAGCCCCGCTTTCATCGGGAAGTCGGTCTTCGGCAGAAAGATGGTCGGCTTGTAATTCACGCTCATGGGATGGCTCGCTGATTGCCGCGCCCCGACGGGGGCCGCGTTACGTGGCGTTATAAAGCATTTTACGGCCGCGCCAAGATCCTGCGGGCCCGTTCGCTGTCCTCGGCGATCTGCTTCTTCAGTTGCTCAAGGCCGTCGAACTTCTGTTCCGGCCGCAAAAAGTCGACGAGGGCGACCCGCACACGCCGCCCGTAAAGATCGCCGGAAAAATCGAAGATATGCGCCTCAAGGCCGATGTCGGCGCCGGCGAAAGTCGGCCGGTAGCCGAGGTTGGCGACGCCGTCGTGCCAGACCGTCCTGCCGTTGTCCTCGATACCGATGCGGGTCGCATAGACGCCGGTGGCCGGGCGCAGGAATTCGCCGAGCCTGATGTTGATCGTGGGGTAGCCCAGCGTGCGCCCCCGGCGGTCGCCGACCACCACCCGCCCCTCGATCTCGAACGGCCGCCCCAGCACATGGGTGGCACCGCTGGGATCGCCGTTAATCAGGCATTCGCGGGCCCGGGTCGAGGAAAAGCCCTCGCCCTCGCCGTCCTTCAACTGCGGCACGCAGGTGAAGCCGAACCCTTCGCTCTTGCCCATGTGGAGCAGGAACTCGGGCGTCCCGGTGCGGCCATGCCCGAAAGCGAAATCGTAACCGCACACCACATGATGGGCCGCCAATCCATCGACGATCACGTCATGGACGAACGCCTCGGCCGGCATCTGCGAAAAGGCGCGGTTGAAGCGCAGCACGACCAGATGATCGACACCCAGGGCCGCGATCTCGCGCGCCTTGGCGCGCAGGGGCGTCAGGCGGAAGGGCGGTGTGTCCGGCTTGAACACGGTGCGCGGGTGCGGCTCGAAGGTCATGACCGCCCACGGCCGGCCCGCCGTGTGGGCGATGCGGCCGGCCTCGCCGATCACCGCCTGATGGCCGCGGTGCACGCCGTCGAAGTTGCCGACGGCGATGACGGCGCCCCGGGCCTGCTCGGGCAAGCGGTCGAAATGGCGAAAGATGCGCATGGCCGCTGAAAGTGTCAGCGCCCCCCGCCCGGGTCAAGGGGGAAGCACCGGGAAGGCAGCTTCATCCCATTTCCAGGGGCGACCGATCCGGGCTAGTCTCCGGCGATGCGCGACCGCACACCCCCTTTCCGGCGCCAAGTCCTCGGCGGGTTGATCCTGCTGGCGACGGCCTTCGGCGCCGGACCGTCGGCGGCGGCAGACCCGGCGCTGGCGCTTGCCCTGCCGATCGATTGCGTTCCCGGCGAAACCTGCTGGATCGTCAACTACGTCGATCACGACCCCGGCCCCGGGGTTCGCGACTACGCCTGCGGCCAGGCCACTTATAATGGCGCCGGGGGCAACGCCCACAACGGCACCGATTTCGCCATCCGAGACGGCCGGGCGATGCGCGAAGGCGTCGCCGTGCTGGCGGCGGCCGACGGCGTCGTCACTGCGGCGCGCGACGGCGAGGCCGATGCCGACCTCAAGGCCTCCGCGCCGCCCGTTTCGGGCGGCAAGGAATGCGGCAACGGCGTCGTCCTCGACCACGGCAACGGCTGGGAAACCCAATACTGCCACCTGCGCCGGGGAAGCGTGGCGGTGGCGCCGCGCCGAAAGGTGCGGGCCGGCGAGCGGCTGGGCCTGGTCGGCCTTTCCGGCTTCACCCAGTTCCCCCACCTGCACATGACGGTCCGGCACGCCGGCAAGACCATCGATCCCTTCGTCGGGACCATCCGTTCATCAGGGTGCGGCCTGGGCGAGGCCCCGCTGTGGAGGCCGCCGACACTGGCCGCGCTGCCTTACACCCTCAACGTCGTCTACCACGCCGGATTCGCAGATGAAAAACCGGCGGCTGCTAAGGCCCGCGACGGCGGCTATGCGGACTCCGCGTTGGCCCGCAGCATTCCCGCCCTCGTGTTGTGGGCCGATCTGTTCAACGTACGGACCGGCCATCGCATCGTGCTGAGCATCCGCGGGCCGGACGGGCAGACGGTCAGCGAATCCACATACCCCGTGGAGAAGGACCAGGCCCGCCTGTTCATCTTCGCCGGCAAGCCTTTGAAAGGCAGCCAATGGCCGGCCGGCGACTATGAAGGGGTAATTCGTTTGGAGGGGGGCGACGGCGCTCCCGCCGCCCGACCCTCCGAGATGACGGTGCGCGCGACCTTGCGCTGAGGGCATTGTCACGCCCGCGGCGGGCGGCGCGACGTCAGTTTCGGGCGGCTCGGCATGACCAGGCGGCCGCGCCGCGGCGCTTCGGCGACGGCGGACCGTCGTTTCGGGGGCGGGGTGTCGGAGGGGATGAAGTCCTCGGCGCGGAACAGCGCCGCGCCGGCCTGGCGGGCTTCGATGGCGCGCAGCGTGCGGCGCACCGTCGGGTGGCGGTCGGGTACCGGGTGGCCGGCCAGCAGGTGGACGCGCGCGATAGCCTTGAGGTTGCGCGCGATCTGGACGGCCGGCAGGCGCGGCTCGCACCAGCGGGCGAACACCGCGACCGTCCACGGATGGGCCGGCAGGGCCTTCAGGCCCCGGCCGCGGCACCATTCCGCGAAGTCCGTCCAGGCACGTTCGGCACGCCGAAACATGCCGCTCCTCCTCTCCGCTCGCCCACCGCTACCGCCCCCGGGCGGTTGCTATTCGCGCACGAACAGTTCAGACTAAAGCCTGCGTGCCTTTGGATGCACCTGAAATGGTCATGGCACACCCGGTATCGCCGAAGCCGGGTGGAAAATGTGTGGTTCGGGGAATGGTACGGGTGGTCCCGAAAATGGCCGCCTCCACAGCCGGAACAAGGGTGGCTGCACGCGATTGATCGCATGGCCTCCTGACATTCCCCTCGTCCGACCC
It encodes the following:
- the ileS gene encoding isoleucine--tRNA ligase; translated protein: MSVNYKPTIFLPKTDFPMKAGLPEHEPEFLARWEKMDIYGRHREQGKDREKFVLHDGPPYANGNIHMGTALNKILKDVIVRSRQMLGYDANYVPGWDCHGLPIEWKIEEKYRAAGQDKDQVPVVKFRQECREFAARWIEVQKEEFKRLGGVGDWDHPYTTMAFDAEATIVREFGKFLMSGALYKGAKPVLWSVEEKTALAEAEVEYYDHTSTTIYVRFPIAKTAAQGLDGAAIVIWTTTPWTIPGNRAVAYGEGIDYVVVEVKAVTEKSLAKVGERMIFAEALVPEIAKAAGIAEHAIVRRLKGGELAGTVCHHPLHGHGYEFEVPALPAHFVEIDTGTGFVHIAPGHGADDWELGMKNGVPVPETVDGDGRFFAHVPMFAGKHVFDVNAEVVEVLKGMGALLASGTLVHSYPHSWRSKAPLIFRNTAQWFISMENTGLRDTALKAIETTRFVPAAGKTRLYGMIDSRPDWCVSRQRAWGVPLTVFVNRITGEPLRDQKVLDRIVAAVEKEGVDAWFTADPARFLAPEYDARDYEQVTDILDVWFDSGCTHAFVLKARPDLKWPASLYLEGSDQHRGWFHSSLLESCGTTGQAPYEAVLTHGFVMAEDGQKMSKSLGNTILPQDVMKEHGADILRLWVVGSDYSEDLRIGPEILKRNADIYRRLRNTLRYLLGNLNGFTEAERLPVDQMPELERWILHRLWEMDGQLRQACADFQYHPFFGELHNFCAVDLSAFYFDVRKDSLYCDAADSVTRRAARTVLDELFNCLTAWLAPFICFTAEEAWLMRHPGTDESVHLRQFPTIPAVWRDDALAAKWTTVRDLRRVVTGALELERAAKRIGSSLEAHVDVFATAAHVQAMAGVDLAEIAITSSAALREGEAPAEAFRLSDVAGVGVVPGPADGKKCARCWKVLDDVGADSTYPDVCGRCADAVHKHPEPLT
- a CDS encoding bifunctional riboflavin kinase/FAD synthetase, whose translation is MRIFRHFDRLPEQARGAVIAVGNFDGVHRGHQAVIGEAGRIAHTAGRPWAVMTFEPHPRTVFKPDTPPFRLTPLRAKAREIAALGVDHLVVLRFNRAFSQMPAEAFVHDVIVDGLAAHHVVCGYDFAFGHGRTGTPEFLLHMGKSEGFGFTCVPQLKDGEGEGFSSTRARECLINGDPSGATHVLGRPFEIEGRVVVGDRRGRTLGYPTINIRLGEFLRPATGVYATRIGIEDNGRTVWHDGVANLGYRPTFAGADIGLEAHIFDFSGDLYGRRVRVALVDFLRPEQKFDGLEQLKKQIAEDSERARRILARP
- a CDS encoding M23 family metallopeptidase — translated: MRDRTPPFRRQVLGGLILLATAFGAGPSAAADPALALALPIDCVPGETCWIVNYVDHDPGPGVRDYACGQATYNGAGGNAHNGTDFAIRDGRAMREGVAVLAAADGVVTAARDGEADADLKASAPPVSGGKECGNGVVLDHGNGWETQYCHLRRGSVAVAPRRKVRAGERLGLVGLSGFTQFPHLHMTVRHAGKTIDPFVGTIRSSGCGLGEAPLWRPPTLAALPYTLNVVYHAGFADEKPAAAKARDGGYADSALARSIPALVLWADLFNVRTGHRIVLSIRGPDGQTVSESTYPVEKDQARLFIFAGKPLKGSQWPAGDYEGVIRLEGGDGAPAARPSEMTVRATLR